In one Lycium barbarum isolate Lr01 chromosome 7, ASM1917538v2, whole genome shotgun sequence genomic region, the following are encoded:
- the LOC132603509 gene encoding uncharacterized protein LOC132603509 has translation MPGNDVADRVHNFFAQDSLSQEQHHSSVVDGNWPAHSNNLWVGSQRQIGVLTSNTKNYNLQNSDSGKGPSSYPFANQHALNYMQSTPRPEFGKGQSQNQQTNVNGYMYGNQFYQTRPDETKFLATDTGYDLRSLASGGLSPYASHQGMGPEQQTRVPVRSEPSDSPASFDLFGGQQMNRQQCDMQQVQLMLKMQELQRHQIEQLDTRQQNTLNQVPTLSKVASGSHPPALVHDTTNSGALNYPWSSDLGNTNWLQRGSPIIQGCSNGLNPTNIGQAQQLMGLIPLSADQSLYGVPVSGSRGSVNPFSQGITDKPTTQPMPTFDSSFPVNQYAGLQDQASAQDGAFIPTQRSPGDNHFGHVPSQSLTNAINLESPQQANAMQGSSALQDFCGRQGLASPSENSQEKAGAHASSSQNEIGLDPTEERILFGSEDHIWSAFGKSPDMNGEGGNPFDGEGLMNGLSSIQSGTWSALMHSAVAETSSTDLGVQEEWSGLNFHSIEIPSGTQNLMYNSGRHKTSSAEENLLPNSSLNSVSVQPSDGTNMNSNYSNVQGHRLPYEPGQSLHANSSQRFVQSSEEGNKWSNSGPQQKSAAEVNQMMFGSSSHPISREINMRKISSVLTSQLGGAGQLWDKTAGWSDVGSAVPSGDAALRVSSENSSNCSQDDKRKKFIQAEIVHCGVTWNSNSGHNSAVDMVHVGSSIANHQVNSEVFNLQNSASAPNSSTIRGGEETSQLQNNNHSDYWKNTDPFVKSTVNEALGVLQGHVTQDNQVLDRGISDVEARMHEKQNSDNKNSNDSYHSNLLAHSTAANMRENILSDASDSRCLPTGKQKSSVQAGQKNSWPRKFQYHPMGNMDEGFDPSYDRKEPSHSQSMLLQNANHGQSEVFGEVPKSHAELEEGQPYDVIRDGTGFTEVHSQSSFHSGGSSMPGPFNRSDLYPPNKAAQTSPNMLQLLQKVDQSSVRGSMTQLSNSEQKLSSGKPEAENSAGSVGHLQRSQSSASQGFGLQLGPPSQRVSIQNHSLSSQSTQAVRSSYSHAAEEIREKSRGRMHPLHQGQSLPPAEHSLEELKNNSSGVPGSTYNETSLYMMPGKFSSAFDSSSGFPYLRSPLQNSPLVRATGQLSTKQSLNVSFDRHGPFSAEKGDSSRGPGSGQSVQASIPEGAGDDKQDNPSISAGKSQLSNANGPYERLSAGQVSSKEPGSVSQLLSMSGIAQQGASSKMFANTWTNFPPRQPLFVAQSTKESSHIHQSHQLNNMESSLSAAERQGDQDANKGWKFTSELGTSTANILGSVEGEEERVKESPSQPVAFQNIEPVQISDSQDREPSNNLSEGSPANSALMQRDIEAFGRSLKPNNFPHPNYSLLNQVQAMKNVETDPSERPLKRTRVSDSNTGVQQILSADSRILNFSGRENIQRGLSSQQGGNLAPQDVLASHHNDAQSNSHNNNINLLKPEHTQISPQMAPSWFNQYGTFKNAQMLQMYEAHKAASMRSTDQPFTLVKSSNGLQAFDSIQGVFPANTDRSNLGPSSFASSVAIEDFSSPQTLPLNVGQHHQLLKPKKRKRVTSELIPWCKEVSLDSQSNQTISLAETEWAKSTNRLMEKVEEDIDFIEHGPLRLKVKRRLILTTQLIQQLFRPPPSAILFSDANSEYENAAYSFSRLALGDACSMVSCSNAPHTSKEPLHDKSKRPERNDNHMFAKAVEELTVRARRLESDFSRLDKRASILDVIVEGQDIEKFSVFYRFAKFHGRVQSDGVETSSSPDARSHKPLAQRYVTALPMPKNLPSMVQCLSL, from the exons ATGCCTGGCAACGACGTTGCAGATAGGGTTCACAACTTCTTTGCACAAGACAGCTTGTCACAAGAGCAGCATCATTCCTCAGTAGTGGATGGGAATTGGCCAGCTCATAGTAACAATCTGTGGGTTGGAAGTCAGAGACAGATAGGTGTATTGACTTCCAACACAAAGAATTACAATTTACAGAACTCTG ATAGCGGGAAAGGGCCAAGCAGTTATCCTTTTGCCAACCAGCATGCCTTGAATTATATGCAGTCCACCCCAAGGCCTGAGTTCGGAAAGGGTCAGTCACAAAATCAGCAGACAAATGTGAACGGCTACATGTATGGTAATCAGTTTTACCAGACAAGGCCGGATGAAACCAAATTTCTGGCTACCGATACAGGTTATGATCTACGTAGTCTGGCCTCAGGAGGATTATCTCCTTATGCATCACATCAAGGAATGGGTCCAGAGCAGCAGACAAGAGTACCGGTTAGGTCAGAACCTTCTGATAGTCCTGCTAGTTTTGATCTTTTTGGTGGTCAGCAAATGAACCGTCAGCAATGTGACATGCAGCAAGTGCAACTCATGTTGAAGATGCAGGAACTTCAAAGGCACCAAATTGAGCAATTAGATACCAGACAGCAAAATACGCTAAATCAGGTCCCCACCTTATCTAAAGTGGCATCTGGTAGTCATCCCCCTGCATTGGTTCATGACACTACAAATTCGGGTGCATTAAATTATCCTTGGTCAAGTGATCTTGGCAACACAAATTGGTTGCAACGTGGCTCTCCAATTATTCAGGGATGTTCCAATGGACTGAATCCAACCAACATTGGACAAGCACAACAGTTAATGGGTTTGATTCCTCTATCAGCTGACCAATCTCTATATGGAGTTCCTGTTTCTGGTTCTAGAGGAAGTGTGAACCCATTTTCACAAGGAATAACCGATAAGCCCACAACGCAGCCAATGCCAACCTTTGATAGTTCATTTCCGGTTAATCAGTATGCTGGATTGCAGGATCAAGCCAGTGCACAGGATGGGGCTTTCATTCCTACACAGAGATCCCCAGGCGACAATCATTTTGGACATGTTCCAAGTCAATCTCTGACCAATGCAATAAATTTGGAGAGCCCTCAGCAAGCAAATGCCATGCAGGGAAGTTCAGCTTTGCAGGACTTTTGCGGCAGACAGGGTCTAGCTTCTCCTTCAGAAAACTCACAGGAGAAAGCAGGGGCCCATGCTTCTTCCTCACAGAATGAAATTGGCTTAGATCCTACAGAAGAAAGAATATTGTTTGGTTCAGAGGATCATATATGGTCAGCCTTTGGCAAGAGCCCTGATATGAATGGGGAAGGTGGTAATCCATTTGATGGTGAAGGATTAATGAATGGGCTTTCTTCTATTCAAAGTGGTACTTGGAGTGCACTTATGCATTCTGCTGTCGCAGAAACTTCTAGCACTGACCTTGGGGTACAGGAGGAGTGGAGTGGTTTAAATTTTCACAGTATTGAAATTCCTTCAGGGACTCAGAATTTGATGTATAACAGTGGGCGACATAAAACATCTTCTGCTGAAGAGAATTTACTCCCAAACTCATCCTTGAATTCTGTTTCTGTTCAGCCCTCTGATGGTACCAATATGAACAGTAACTACTCGAATGTCCAGGGCCACAGGCTTCCGTATGAGCCAGGCCAGAGTTTGCATGCCAACTCTTCTCAAAGATTTGTTCAGTCATCGGAGGAAGGAAACAAGTGGTCAAATTCTGGTCCACAGCAGAAGTCAGCTGCTGAAGTAAACCAGATGATGTTTGGGAGCAGTTCTCATCCTATTAGCAGAGAAATAAATATGAGAAAGATTTCTAGTGTTTTAACATCCCAGCTTGGTGGAGCTGGACAACTATGGGACAAAACAGCTGGTTGGAGTGATGTAGGATCTGCAGTGCCCTCTGGAGATGCAGCTTTAAGAGTTTCGAGTGAGAACTCATCAAATTGTTCCCAAGATGACAAGCGGAAGAAATTCATCCAAGCTGAAATTGTTCATTGTGGTGTGACGTGGAACTCTAACTCTGGCCATAATTCTGCAGTTGATATGGTGCATGTGGGATCATCTATCGCTAATCACCAAGTGAATTCGGAGGTCTTTAACTTGCAGAATTCTGCCTCTGCACCCAACTCAAGTACCATCAGGGGTGGCGAGGAAACCAGCCAACTTCAAAATAATAACCATTCTGATTATTGGAAGAACACTGATCCCTTTGTCAAGTCTACGGTAAACGAAGCATTGGGAGTTTTGCAGGGTCATGTTACCCAAGACAATCAGGTCTTGGACAGGGGTATTAGTGATGTAGAAGCTAGAATGCATGAGAAGCAGAACAGCGATAATAAGAACTCGAATGACAGCTACCACTCTAACTTATTAGCTCATTCAACTGCTGCTAATATGAGGGAGAATATCTTGTCTGATGCTAGTGATTCAAGGTGTCTTCCCACTGGGAAGCAGAAGTCATCTGTTCAGGCTGGCCAGAAAAATTCTTGGCCTCGCAAGTTTCAGTATCATCCCATGGGAAACATGGATGAGGGTTTCGATCCTTCTTATGATAGGAAAGAGCCTAGCCATTCTCAGTCTATGCTGCTGCAGAATGCCAATCATGGCCAGTCGGAAGTATTTGGTGAGGTTCCTAAGAGTCACGCAGAATTGGAAGAG GGGCAGCCATATGATGTTATAAGAGATGGCACAGGCTTTACCGAGGTGCATTCACAAAGCAGCTTTCATAGTGGTGGATCTAGTATGCCTGGTCCCTTCAATAGATCAGACTTATATCCACCAAATAAAGCTGCACAAACTAG TCCAAACATGCTCCAGCTTCTTCAGAAGGTAGACCAATCAAGTGTGCGCGGTTCTATGACTCAGTTAAGTAATTCTGAACAGAAATTATCATCTGGGAAGCCTGAAGCAGAAAATTCTGCTGGGTCCGTTGGTCATCTCCAACGAAGTCAGTCTTCTGCCTCTCAAGGCTTTGGTCTACAACTTGGCCCTCCATCTCAACGGGTATCGATCCAAAACCATTCTTTGTCATCTCAGAGTACCCAAGCAGTTAGGTCTTCATACTCTCATGCTGCTGAGGAGATCAGAGAGAAGAGTCGGGGACGGATGCACCCTCTTCATCAGGGTCAATCATTGCCTCCTGCTGAACACTCTCTGGAAGAGTTGAAGAATAACAGCTCTGGAGTTCCAGGGAGTACATATAATGAAACTTCTTTGTACATGATGCCTGGAAAGTTTTCTTCTGCATTTGATTCTAGTTCTGGGTTTCCCTACTTGAGAAGCCCACTTCAAAATTCTCCTCTGGTCAGAGCTACTGGGCAACTGTCAACTAAACAGTCTCTAAATGTATCTTTTGATAGACATGGTCCCTTTTCTGCAGAGAAAGGTGACTCTAGCAGAGGACCTGGAAGTGGTCAATCTGTACAGGCTTCCATACCCGAAGGGGCTGGTGATGATAAACAGGATAACCCGTCAATCTCTGCAGGTAAGTCTCAGTTAAGTAATGCCAATGGTCCCTATGAAAGGCTCTCTGCAGGTCAAGTTTCATCTAAAGAGCCAGGGTCAGTTTCTCAGCTTCTATCAATGTCTGGCATCGCTCAGCAGGGTGCTTCTTCAAAAATGTTCGCTAATACGTGGACCAATTTTCCACCACGGCAGCCCCTTTTCGTTGCCCAATCCACCAAGGAATCTTCTCATATTCACCAGTCACATCAATTGAATAATATGGAGTCATCATTGTCTGCTGCAGAGAGGCAAGGTGATCAAGATGCAAATAAGGGATGGAAGTTCACATCTGAGCTTGGTACAAGCACGGCAAATATTTTGGGCTCTGTTGAGGGGGAAGAAGAACGAGTGAAAGAAAGCCCTTCTCAACCAGTAGCATTTCAAAACATTGAACCAGTTCAGATAAGTGATTCACAGGATAGAGAACCTTCCAATAACCTCTCAGAAGGATCTCCTGCAAATTCTGCATTGATGCAGAGAGATATTGAAGCTTTTGGTCGATCTCTGAAACCAAATAACTTTCCTCATCCAAATTATTCCTTATTAAACCAAGTGCAGGCCATGAAAAATGTAGAGACTGATCCAAGTGAAAGACCCTTGAAAAGAACGAGGGTATCAGACAGCAATACGGGTGTTCAGCAAATTCTTTCTGCCGATTCTAGAATCCTAAACTTCTCTGGGCGGGAAAATATACAAAGAGGCTTATCATCACAACAAGGAGGAAATTTGGCTCCTCAGGATGTACTTGCATCTCATCACAATGATGCTCAGAGCAACTCtcacaacaataatataaatCTTTTAAAGCCTGAGCATACTCAAATTAGTCCTCAGATGGCACCGTCCTGGTTTAATCAGTATGGGACCTTCAAAAACGCGCAGATGTTACAGATGTATGAAGCACACAAAGCTGCCTCCATGAGGTCAACTGATCAACCTTTCACCCTTGTGAAGTCTTCCAATGGTTTGCAGGCATTTGATTCTATACAGGGTGTATTTCCTGCAAACACTGATAGAAGTAATCTTGGGCCAAGTTCATTTGCTAGCTCTGTTGCAATTGAAGATTTTTCTTCTCCACAGACATTGCCACTGAATGTTGGTCAGCATCACCAATTGCTGAAACCCAAGAAGCGGAAACGTGTTACATCTGAACTTATTCCTTGGTGCAAAGAGGTTTCGCTGGACTCACAGAGCAATCAGACAATCAG CTTGGCAGAAACCGAGTGGGCCAAATCAACTAATAGGCTTATGGAAAAG GTTGAAGAAGACATTGACTTCATTGAACATGGGCCTCTGAGGCTTAAAGTTAAAAGAAGGCTTATTTTGACCACTCAGCTTATACAGCAATTATTCCGCCCTCCTCCTTCTGCAATTCTTTTTTCTGATGCTAACTCAGAGTATGAGAATGCGGCTTACTCCTTTTCTAGATTGGCGTTGGGGGATGCATGCAGCATGGTCTCATGCTCAAATGCACCTCACACTAGCAAAGAACC ACTTCATGACAAGTCCAAAAGACCAGAGAGAAATGACAACCATATGTTTGCCAAAGCTGTGGAAGAGTTGACAGTAAGAGCGAGGAGACTGGAAAGTGACTTTTCGAG ACTGGACAAGAGAGCATCAATACTAGACGTGATAGTGGAAGGCCAGGATATTGAGAAGTTCTCAGTCTTCTATCGGTTTGCAAAGTTCCATGGTCGGGTGCAATCTGATGGTGTTGAGACCTCATCTTCACCAGATGCACGTAGCCATAAACCTTTAGCACAGAGATATGTTACTGCACTTCCAATGCCAAAAAATCTCCCTAGCATGGTACAGTGTCTTTCACTATAA